In the genome of Palaemon carinicauda isolate YSFRI2023 chromosome 15, ASM3689809v2, whole genome shotgun sequence, one region contains:
- the LOC137654057 gene encoding uncharacterized protein, with product MTIHLFGARSSPSVANYALKAAADRFKDKTTKAAEFIKEDFYVDDGLKSVATVEEAINLAKDSQMICKRGGFHLQKFFANNAEVLKAMCPDEVAQSVKNLDLTNDKLPVERTLGMEWCTETDTFNFNVKLIQRPSTRRNVLSIVSSIFDPLGMISPFILTGKKVLQTLCKQDLGWDDPIPETAITEWENWLSQLPKLKDIKVERCYEPANMNVIDYELHNFLMLVRRVIVNAHT from the coding sequence ATGACTATTCATCTATTTGGTGCTAGAAGCTCTCCATCTGTTGCAAACTATGCTTTGAAAGCTGCTGCTGATAGATTTAAGGATAAAACTACAAAGGCAGCAGAGTTCATTAAAGAAGACTTTTATGTGGATGATGGCTTAAAGTCTGTAGCTACAGTGGAGGAAGCCATAAACTTAGCCAAAGACAGTCAGATGATATGTAAAAGGGGTGGTTTCCATTTGCAAAAATTTTTTGCCAATAATGCTGAAGTTTTAAAGGCTATGTGTCCTGATGAAGTTGCTCAATCAGTTAAGAATCTCGATTTAACGAATGATAAATTGCCAGTGGAACGAACATTAGGAATGGAATGGTGTACTGAAACAGATACATTTAATTTTAATGTCAAACTCATTCAAAGGCCTAGTACTAGAAGGAATGTTTTATCCATAGTTAGCTCTATTTTTGATCCTCTAGGCATGATATCACCATTCATTCTTACAGGTAAGAAAGTTTTGCAAACCCTATGTAAACAAGACCTTGGCTGGGATGATCCTATTCCTGAAACTGCTATTACTGAATGGGAAAACTGGTTAAGTCAATTACCCAAATTGAAAGATATTAAAGTTGAGAGATGTTATGAACCAGCCAACATGAATGTCATAGACTATGAATTGCATAATTTTCTGATGCTAGTGAGAAGGGTTATAGTCAATGCTCATACTTAA